The Betta splendens chromosome 2, fBetSpl5.4, whole genome shotgun sequence nucleotide sequence TTATTTTACGAGCTGTTAAACTGAAACTTCCTGTGCGCGTGGGGGAGGTTAGAATGACTGGTAAGACATGCTTTTCCTCCACACTGGAGCAAAGGTCCACCTGCAGGTTGCAGTTCACTGACTCTATTCTCATCTCCAGCAGCTGTTCAGCACCACGGCCTGAGGAACCAAGGAGCCACATGTTACCTGAACAgtgtgctgcaggttctgttcaTGACCAGAGAGTTCAGAGAAGCTGTGGACAGGTTGGTTCCATCGACCGTAAACAACACGTTTTATGTGCAGTAACATTAGAGTAACATTAAACCACTGTTTCTGTGAACTTCCTTCAGGCACACACATTATCTGGACCGACATCTTGGAGACTTGTTTAATGAGTTGCAGCGACACACAACCTTCACTCATACGCTCACACACCAGCTGAGCATCAGAGGTGCAGTAGAACACGTCAGCAGAGAGAACTGTGTCCTACCTTTGAGACAATGCAGATCATTGTCTGTCACTCAGTAAAACTGAAGTAgtttcctgctcctgtctcaTCAGTGTGGGAACAAGAAGATGCTGCTGAATACTTTGTGGAGATTGTAACTAGGAGCAGCCCTGAAGCTTCACAGGTAACAACATCTAATCATAAATGTACAATAAGGGAGTGTGTCAGTCCTGGACTATGTTTGTGAAGCATGGTTAGCATGTAGCTAATCAGAAGCTTTATGTGGTTGCATCATTACAGGGGAGAAGAAAAATGTTATCACACTTTCCTTCTTGGAGATTTAAACAAAACTATCTCCATTCTAATTCTTATTTTTCTcggttttgtgttttcagatcTTCCGTGGACAGTTAATACACAAGACCAAATGTTCAAAATGTAACACagtgaaaaaaacagaaccacATTTCTGGCTTCTTCCTCTTGCACTGATGGATTCAAACAGCAAAACATATAGTGTGGTAAGAATCTGAACCTGAACAACACCTGTTGTGTTTCTATATTTATAATATAGTTAAACAATAACATTATATACTCTTTgcagacatatatatatatactgtagttgatCTTATCATCTGAGGCAACATTTACAAAGTCACAGCCTGTTTTGCTGAGGTCCCCAGACGTGTTCCTGACCTTCTCATCTCTGTTCCTGCTGGATTATTCCAAACTTTATATTTCTCTTAACTTTTACCCTCTGGCCTAGAAGACTCTAATATTTTGTCTGCAGCTATGAGACCTTACATGTGTAACTGTGACTGGAGAGGCTGCACATGGAAGTGatatcagtgtgtttttcaggtgGACGGCATCAGGGAGTTTTTCAGAGATTCTCATTTCCGTGGACTGGACCAGATGTACTGTGAGGAGTGTGATGACAAAGTGGACGCGACTGTTGTGAGTGGTCACAAtgttcctgaataaaagcaagCTTCAGGTGTTCATCATATAACAGGTGATACTAACTGTGTTTGCTTCAGACATGTGAAGTGAAGCATCATCCAGAGGTTTTagttctgctgctgaagaggtTTGACTTTGACTATCACTACATGAGATACGTCAAAAGCCACCAAGCTGTGGATGTAAACCTCTCTCTCCACATTCCAGAGGTGGGTTTACTGCTGGTTTATGTCATGCATGTCAGACCTGTACACCTGACATCTCCTTCATATCAGAACCAGACATATGAGCTGTATGCGGCCGTAGACCACGTTGGTGATCTCAGAGGTGGACATTACACTGCAACTATTAAGAACCAGGATGAGGATCAATGGTACAACTTTAATGACGAAAGGGTCACACGGGTAAGACCACTCACGCTTACTACAGGGTCACGTGTTTCCAATCAACAACTCCGTGTTTAAATCGTataatgtttgcttttttgttgaacagattcgaCCAATTCGGCTTGAAAAGTATGTTTTTACCTCTTTTATAATTTACTGAATATGaacaatataataattaacaataattattgttactttattttatttcacacCAGAACCAAGAATGCTTATCTTCTTTTctacaagaaaaaacaaaagatgtcCGATGCACCAAAAGAATGTGAAATTATAAAAATTGAAAACCAATGTAGATACATGAAAAACGGGACATTTACACCAAAAAATATGTGTTTATTGTTTCGTGTAGTCATTATTCTCAGCATTGTTGTCGTGACTCTGTCTAGAACTTGAACTCTACTGTATCTTATAAATAAGTTAGATATGGTATAACTGATTTATGAGTTTTATGCCTTGTCTAACCTGTACTGGTCAATAATGATTGTTTCATCTATGAATTCCTGAATCCTGTTGATTGAAtctaattaaataaaatcaaatctaCAGTATTTGTTGAATTTAAACCACATAACAATCAGTAATTTATATTTGTGTGGAGGCATATTATtgttaatatattatataaatgttCATAATATTGGATGCTGATTACAGTGTTACATAAATTATAATGTAACGTGATTATTTTACTACAACCCTGACAAATGGGAGCTGCATATTTCTGTTTTAATGGTTTGATTGTAAGTATATAACTCATCAGAGAATTCAGGATTAACTCCATTAAAGATCTCATCTGCTCATCGTTGTTAATGTCATTTAGATACACGTTTCCTTTGTCTCACAAATGCTTCCAAATCCACAGATGTGTGTTATCATGTATCATGTGAATCTAAATTGAAACTTAATGGGTTAATACGTACAATATTACAGAATATTTACCGTCAACTGCTTCTGGGGCCCCTGAGCGTGACAACAAGAACGCACCAAGATTCCAATGTAAGGTTGGAACATGATAATTGGAAAACGACACACGGCAAAGCTCCAAATTCACGCGAAACTTGTAGCCAACAGACATTTGTCTCCTCGCGCTTCCCGTAGCAGGTCAGCTCCTCGCCAACATGGCTGCCATCAGGAGCGGGGTGACACCGAGGTGGTTAGCACGAAGTTTCCTAAGACAGACGGGAAAACCGAGCCGAGGCAGTCACCAGCTTTCAGACATTTGGAACCAGGTAGgtcatatttacagttttacattttgcacCCATCGATGCTTCTGAAATAGACACAAAGCGGCTAAC carries:
- the LOC114851139 gene encoding ubiquitin carboxyl-terminal hydrolase 47-like isoform X2, producing MMHFRTNAVQHHGLRNQGATCYLNSVLQVLFMTREFREAVDRHTHYLDRHLGDLFNELQRHTTFTHTLTHQLSIRVWEQEDAAEYFVEIVTRSSPEASQIFRGQLIHKTKCSKCNTVKKTEPHFWLLPLALMDSNSKTYSVVDGIREFFRDSHFRGLDQMYCEECDDKVDATVTCEVKHHPEVLVLLLKRFDFDYHYMRYVKSHQAVDVNLSLHIPENQTYELYAAVDHVGDLRGGHYTATIKNQDEDQWYNFNDERVTRIRPIRLEKTKNAYLLFYKKKQKMSDAPKECEIIKIENQCRYMKNGTFTPKNMCLLFRVVIILSIVVVTLSRT
- the LOC114851139 gene encoding ubiquitin carboxyl-terminal hydrolase 47-like isoform X1, translated to MMHFRTNAAVQHHGLRNQGATCYLNSVLQVLFMTREFREAVDRHTHYLDRHLGDLFNELQRHTTFTHTLTHQLSIRVWEQEDAAEYFVEIVTRSSPEASQIFRGQLIHKTKCSKCNTVKKTEPHFWLLPLALMDSNSKTYSVVDGIREFFRDSHFRGLDQMYCEECDDKVDATVTCEVKHHPEVLVLLLKRFDFDYHYMRYVKSHQAVDVNLSLHIPENQTYELYAAVDHVGDLRGGHYTATIKNQDEDQWYNFNDERVTRIRPIRLEKTKNAYLLFYKKKQKMSDAPKECEIIKIENQCRYMKNGTFTPKNMCLLFRVVIILSIVVVTLSRT
- the LOC114851139 gene encoding ubiquitin carboxyl-terminal hydrolase 47-like isoform X3, producing the protein MTAAVQHHGLRNQGATCYLNSVLQVLFMTREFREAVDRHTHYLDRHLGDLFNELQRHTTFTHTLTHQLSIRVWEQEDAAEYFVEIVTRSSPEASQIFRGQLIHKTKCSKCNTVKKTEPHFWLLPLALMDSNSKTYSVVDGIREFFRDSHFRGLDQMYCEECDDKVDATVTCEVKHHPEVLVLLLKRFDFDYHYMRYVKSHQAVDVNLSLHIPENQTYELYAAVDHVGDLRGGHYTATIKNQDEDQWYNFNDERVTRIRPIRLEKTKNAYLLFYKKKQKMSDAPKECEIIKIENQCRYMKNGTFTPKNMCLLFRVVIILSIVVVTLSRT
- the LOC114851139 gene encoding ubiquitin carboxyl-terminal hydrolase 47-like isoform X4, with the protein product MTAVQHHGLRNQGATCYLNSVLQVLFMTREFREAVDRHTHYLDRHLGDLFNELQRHTTFTHTLTHQLSIRVWEQEDAAEYFVEIVTRSSPEASQIFRGQLIHKTKCSKCNTVKKTEPHFWLLPLALMDSNSKTYSVVDGIREFFRDSHFRGLDQMYCEECDDKVDATVTCEVKHHPEVLVLLLKRFDFDYHYMRYVKSHQAVDVNLSLHIPENQTYELYAAVDHVGDLRGGHYTATIKNQDEDQWYNFNDERVTRIRPIRLEKTKNAYLLFYKKKQKMSDAPKECEIIKIENQCRYMKNGTFTPKNMCLLFRVVIILSIVVVTLSRT